One region of Gossypium raimondii isolate GPD5lz chromosome 6, ASM2569854v1, whole genome shotgun sequence genomic DNA includes:
- the LOC105772823 gene encoding nudix hydrolase 2, producing MSASETSTPMNVNENEEQGLLDAINDRYGGVIVEVTQPMDSALFASVLSASMAQWRQQGKRGVWIKLPIQHVNLVEAAVKEGFWYHHAEPNYLMLVHWLPQGAHSLPANASHRVGIGAFVMNKNREVLVVQENIGRLRGTGVWKFPTGVVNEGEDLCAAAVREVKEETAIDTKFVQVLAFRQSHKVFFEKSDIFFLCLLEPLSFEIQKQESEIEAAKWMPIEEYAAQPFVQKYELLKCSVDICLAKKDGDYSGFSPVLTSSAFSNEKSYMYFNIHDLNKQ from the exons ATGTCAGCATCAGAGACTTCAACTCCTATGAATGTcaatgaaaatgaagaacaaggaCTTCTTGATGCAATCAACGATAGGTATGGGGGAGTAATTGTTGAAGTGACTCAACCTATGGACTCTGCCCTCTTTGCTTCTGTTCTCAGTGCTTCAATGGCACAGTGGCGACAGCAG GGTAAAAGAGGTGTGTGGATCAAATTGCCTATTCAGCACGTCAATCTGGTTGAAGCTGCTGTTAAG GAAGGATTTTGGTATCACCATGCTGAGCCTAATTATTTGATGCTTGTTCATTGGCTGCCTCAAGGCGCACACTCTCTTCCGGCAAACGCTTCGCACCGCGTGGGGATCGGCGCATTTGTGATGAACAAAAACAGAGAG GTTCTAGTGGTCCAAGAGAACATCGGACGATTACGAGGGACAGGTGTGTGGAAGTTCCCTACAGGTGTTGTGAATGAG GGAGAAGATCTTTGTGCAGCTGCAGTTAGAGAAGTCAAAGAAGAGACAGCA ATTGATACAAAATTTGTTCAAGTACTAGCATTCAG GCAAAGCCACAAGGTATTCTTTGAAAAGTCAGATATATTCTTCCTGTGCCTGTTGGAACCACTTTCTTTTGAAATCCAGAAGCAGGAATCTGAGATAGAGGCAGCTAAG TGGATGCCAATTGAAGAATATGCAGCACAGCCATTTGTCCAGAAATATGAGCTCTTAAAATGCAGTGTTGACATATGCTTAGCAAAGAAAGATGGAGACTATTCTGGCTTCTCTCCTGTGCTAACCTCATCGGCATTCTCCAACGAAAAGAGCTATATGTACTTCAACATTCATGACCTCAATAAGCAGTAA
- the LOC105772821 gene encoding oligopeptide transporter 3, with the protein MATKTHTDPEKPNAAGTAENEGMSPVEEVALVVPETDDPTLPVLTFRAWFLGLVSCVLLIFLNTFFTYRTQPLTISAILMQISVLPIGKFMARTLPTTQYSLLGWHFSLNPGPFNIKEHVIITIFANCGVSFGGGDAYSIGAITVMKAYYKQSLNFLCGVLIVLTTQILGYGWAGMLRRYLVDPAEMWWPSNLAQVSLFRALHEKDSTKKGLTRMQFFLAVMVASFAYYALPGYLFPILTFFSWVCWAWPHSITAQQIGSGYHGLGIGAFTLDWAGISAYHGSPLVTPWSSIVNVGIGFVMFVYIIIPLCYWKFNTFDARKFPIFSNQLFTHSGHKYDTTKILTPQYDLNISAYNSYSKLYLSPLFALSIGSGFARFTATLTHVALFNGSDILKQSRSAMKNVKLDIHAKLMKKYKQVPEWWFYILLIGSIVLSLMMSFVYKKEVQLPWWGMLLAFALAWIVTLPIGVIQATTNQQPGYDIIAQFIIGYILPGKPIANLLFKIYGRISTIHALSFLSDLKLGHYMKIPPRCMYTAQLVGTVVAGIVNLGVAWWMLDDIDNICDVEGNHPDSPWTCPKYRVTFDASVIWGLIGPRRLFGPGGMYRNLVWLFLIGAFLPVPVWVLSKIFPEKKWIPLINIPVISYGFAGMPPATPTNIASWLITGTIFNYFVFKYHKRWWQKYNYVLSAALDAGTAFMGVLLFFALQNEGHNLKWWGTEVDHCPLATCPTAPGISVDGCRVFK; encoded by the exons ATGGCCACCAAGACCCATACGGATCCAGAGAAACCCAATGCCGCGGGCACCGCCGAGAACGAAGGCATGAGTCCGGTGGAGGAGGTTGCCTTGGTGGTGCCGGAAACCGACGACCCTACTCTCCCTGTCCTCACCTTTCGTGCCTGGTTCCTCGGTTTGGTATCATGTGTGCTCTTAATCTTTCTCAACACTTTCTTCACTTACCGTACGCAGCCGCTCACCATCTCCGCTATCCTCATGCAAATCTCGGTCTTGCCCATTGGCAAGTTCATGGCCAGGACTCTACCAACCACCCAGTACAGCCTTCTCGGGTGGCACTTCAGCTTGAATCCTGGGCCGTTCAACATCAAGGAGCATGTCATCATCACCATCTTCGCCAATTGCGGGGTGTCTTTTGGTGGGGGTGATGCTTATTCCATTGGTGCCATAACTGTCATGAAGGCTTACTATAAACAGAGCTTGAATTTCCTCTGCGGCGTCCTTATTGTCTTGACTACCCAG ATTTTGGGGTATGGATGGGCTGGCATGCTTCGGAGGTACCTGGTTGATCCTGCAGAAATGTGGTGGCCTTCAAACTTGGCTCAGGTTTCTTTATTTAG AGCACTCCATGAAAAGGACTCTACAAAGAAAGGATTGACTCGAATGCAATTTTTTCTAGCTGTAATGGTGGCAAGCTTTGCATATTATGCTCTGCCGGGCTATTTATTCCCAATCTTGACATTCTTCTCATGGGTTTGTTGGGCGTGGCCACATAGCATCACAGCACAGCAAATCGGGTCTGGATACCATGGACTTGGCATTGGTGCATTCACCCTTGACTGGGCTGGGATCTCAGCTTACCATGGCAGTCCACTGGTTACCCCTTGGTCCTCCATTGTCAACGTGGGGATAGGCTTTGTCATGTTCGTCTACATCATTATCCCTCTTTGTTATTGGAAGTTTAACACCTTCGATGCTCGAAAATTCCCGATATTCTCTAATCAGCTCTTTACTCACAGTGGCCATAAATATGATACAACTAAGATCTTGACACCGCAATATGATCTGAATATTTCTGCATATAACAGTTATAGCAAACTCTACCTTAGCCCACTTTTTGCCTTATCTATTGGATCAGGATTCGCTAGGTTCACAGCAACCCTCACTCATGTGGCATTGTTTAATGGCAG TGATATTCTGAAGCAGAGCAGATCAGCAATGAAGAATGTGAAGCTGGACATCCATGCAAAGCTGatgaaaaaatacaaacaagTTCCTGAATGGtggttttacattttattaatcGGAAGTATCGTTCTGTCACTTATGATGTCCTTTGTATATAAGAAGGAGGTACAGCTGCCATGGTGGGGTATGCTCCTTGCCTTTGCTTTGGCCTGGATTGTCACCCTTCCTATTGGAGTCATTCAGGCAACTACGAACCAG CAACCTGGATATGACATTATAGCCCAGTTCATAATTGGTTATATCTTGCCCGGAAAGCCCATTGCAAACCTGCTTTTCAAGATATATGGGCGGATCAGCACCATCCATGCTCTTTCTTTCTTGTCTGATCTCAAACTTGGGCACTACATGAAAATCCCACCACGTTGCATGTACACTGCTCAG CTTGTGGGAACTGTAGTTGCAGGTATCGTCAACCTTGGAGTTGCATGGTGGATGTTAGATGACATTGACAACATCTGTGATGTTGAAGGAAATCATCCTGATAGCCCATGGACTTGCCCTAAATACAGGGTCACCTTCGACGCATCTGTTATCTGGGGCCTAATCGGACCAAGGAGACTTTTCGGACCAGGAGGGATGTACCGTAACTTAGTGTGGTTGTTCCTCATTGGAGCATTCTTGCCTGTTCCTGTTTGGGTTTTGAGCAAAATTTTCCCAGAAAAGAAATGGATCCCCTTGATTAACATACCGGTCATATCTTATGGTTTTGCCGGAATGCCACCCGCAACTCCCACCAACATTGCAAGTTGGCTCATCACTGGAACCATCTTCAACTATTTTGTGTTCAAGTACCACAAGCGGTGGTGGCAGAAATATAACTATGTTCTATCTGCAGCATTAGATGCTGGAACTGCATTCATGGGTGTTCTACTGTTCTTTGCTTTGCAAAATGAAGGCCATAACCTGAAATGGTGGGGCACTGAAGTCGATCACTGTCCTCTCGCAACCTGTCCGACAGCCCCAGGTATCTCAGTTGACGGATGTCGAGTTTTTAAATAG